In Lagopus muta isolate bLagMut1 chromosome 6, bLagMut1 primary, whole genome shotgun sequence, one DNA window encodes the following:
- the DLK1 gene encoding protein delta homolog 1 produces the protein MRLRAAGLLGCCCCCCCLLPFVLPAAPGVSCKAGCHPVNGFCEFPRECRCLPGWQGTLCNQCVPFPGCLHGSCVKPWQCICEEGWVGSLCDIDIQPCSAKPCTNNSTCIETGDGGYICLCAQGFTGKNCHLRKGPCIINGSPCQNGGTCVDDNGFAPHASCLCPSGFAGNFCEIDRDDCESNPCENGGTCTDIGAGFSCLCPHGYTGKLCSSRVTFCASDPCMNGGTCKEHPQGGFKCICKPEFVGATCKYASKNTSLSAVNIGTKNMQNYKLPPKAHHRSVHQEHEILKITVKETIQNADPLLSKSQVICFVVLGLLTCLVVLGTTGIVFFSKCEMWLANAKYSHLLRKKKNSLLKSSNGENLSVNIIFPEKIKLTNYTKNYTAI, from the exons ATGAGGCTGCGCGCCGCCGGGCTCctcggctgctgctgctgctgctgctgcctgctcccctTCGTCCTCCCCGCCGCCCCAG GTGTGAGCTGTAAAGCTGGCTGCCACCCAGTGAACGGGTTTTGTGAATTTCCCAGAGAATGCAG GTGTCTGCCTGGTTGGCAGGGTACTCTCTGCAATCAGTGTGTCCCTTTCCCTGGGTGCTTGCATGGCAGCTGTGTCAAACCCTGGCAGTGCATCTGTGAGGAGGGCTGGGTTGGCAGCCTCTGTGACATAG atattCAGCCATGCTCTGCAAAGCCCTGCACCAATAACTCAACATGCATAGAGACTGGTGATGGAGGATATATTTGTCTGTGTGCCCAGGGATTTACAGGAAAAAACTGCCATCTCAGGAAAGGACCTTGTATTATTAATGG CTCTCCCTGCCAGAATGGAGGAACATGCGTTGATGACAATGGTTTTGCACCCCATGCTTCCTGTTTGTGCCCTTCTGGTTTTGCTGGCAACTTCTGTGAAATAGATAGGGATGACTGTGAATCCAACCCATGTGAAAATGGAGGAACATGTACAGATATTGGTGCAGGTTTCAGCTGTTTATGTCCCCATGGTTATACAGGAAAACTCTGCAGCAGTCGTGTCACATTCTGTGCAAGTGACCCATGTATGAATGGAGGAACATGCAAAGAACATCCACAGGGAGGATTCAAATGCATCTGTAAGCCAGAATTTGTTGGTGCCACCTGCAAATATGCCAGCAAAAATACAAGCCTTTCTGCAGTGAATATTGGCACAAAGAACATGCAGAATTACAAGCTTCCACCAAAAGCTCATCACAGATCAGTGCATCAAGAACATGAAATCctgaaaataacagtgaaagaaacaatCCAAAATGCAGATCCCTTGCTCAGTAAAAGCCAAGTGATATGTTTTGTTGTACTGGGATTACTTACATGTCTTGTAGTTTTGGGTACAACTGggattgtatttttttcaaaatgtgaaatgtgGTTGGCTAATGCCAAATATAGTCATCTCCTGCGCAAGAAAAAGAACTCTCTTCTGAAGTCTAGTAATGGGGAAAACCTTTCTGTTAATATTATTTTCCCAGAGAAAATCAAATTGACAAATTACACCAAGAACTACACTGCCATCTAG